The Alnus glutinosa chromosome 3, dhAlnGlut1.1, whole genome shotgun sequence nucleotide sequence tataaattctttatctattttatctctcttgcttccgctattatttcacttttattatattttagatttatatacAAATCTCAACATGGACAATATCAAtttccaaactactaaaaattgtcaatgttccgtCAAATTAAGTTGTAATTTGAGAGGGTAAGTGgactttttctattttctttttttatcattcTAATAGTGTTGCAATGTAAACTTGTAACAAGGATCCTTTATCAATTCATAGAAGATACAAAacttcctttaaaaaaaaaaatactaaacttcctttaaaaaaaaaataaaaaaatacaaaactcttatgaatttttcttattttgcaaaAATTCATAATAACTCGAGTTCCTAATTAAGTTCACCCCTATCAACGAATCTAAAATAGCAAAAAGTGATATTAGTAAAGAATGAAAAATTCTTGATAAGGGAAAATTGTGCTTCacaaaattttagttttaaataaaaaagcaaaaaagtatggttgaagaaaattttatccTAACTACTAAGGTAGAAATGAATGTAATATTTCTCTTAAAACTATTTCATATTGGGTTATAACTTCATTCCAAACAACATTAAAGATATTTTCtaatttaattatatctttCTATCCCCTTGAAACTCAGCTTATTGAGTTgattttgttaaagtattgactaagtgattaaattaacttcttcctattagcttaagcttttgggacaattggtgatttaacatggtatcaaagccaaaagCCATGAGTTCGAACCTCGATTCTGTCATTTaccttcaatttcaattaaatgttCCACGTATTAagcatcacctattaaaagaaaGTCTCaacccacacgtgagggggtgTTAAAgtgttgattaaatgattaaatttatctcttcttattaacttaagcttttaggacaaatggtaatttaatagattttgcttatttaacaatttataaaatcaCCACAAAACAATTTTAACCATGCCAAATTTTGAAGTCCTAGCATTAGCAGAAAGGATCATTAAAAGTTTCTCCAGCtaaaccaaaccaaaaacaaaattttttaaacagCTAAAGTAGGTTGGGATTTTTGTCTATAACATAAAAGCGATATTAGAACATATGAAtgtgttgtatttttttcaacgatcaaaatttaatcttatctttttttttttctttttttttttttttggtttaaaacttataattaaatttgaaagcGTCGAAAAAACTAAATCCATGTGCCGTATCATCGGAAGGAACACACACGTGTGAATTTAATCATGTGATTAAGAGAAGATAATCTTAACAAGTAATTGATTACATAGCAAAAGCCTGAATTAATTgagaacaacaaatattcaaaatcagaaaattattatatacttgtttttattttcctttttatagaTTTTCTGAAAGGGTGACGTGGATAAGTACCAAACGAACTAGAAAACGAAAATTCAAGGAAAAACTACGAAAAGCCTTTTAAATTACGTGTCATTTTTAAAGTAGCCTTATCAAACGTAGCAATACCATCCTCTAAACTACTAAAGAGTGCCAAATAGAGTCGAAAGACATATTTTATcgaaatatatttataatacgtgtcatatattcaattaaaaaattatcaaaattaaaataatttaaaaatcaaagaaaaattaaaaaatatacaaaaaactaaaaactaaaataaaaaataaaagggttgctttgggcaaaattttggccaaaccacccctagaccaaataggggtggccgagccaccccaaaCCTGCCATGAAAGTGGCTCAACCACTCTCTTAACCAAAATGAAAATAGTCGGCCACTCTTATTGGTCAAAATTTGGCCTAAAgaggtggctcgagccacctcttcatatatatatatatatatatatatatatatgtttttttttttttttgaatatttattaatttttaattaaatttatgatacgTGTAGATGGTATTATacgaatattttgacaaaaattgtatttttggaACTCTTTGATAGTTTAGGATCATATTGCTATTCTTGGTAGTTCAAAgagttattttaaaaacatatcgTAATTTGCGAGGCTTTTTTGGTAGTTTTCTGTTCAAAGTTCAAACTAACATTTCGAAAGATTCTAACCGCCCCATTCCGCTTCCCGGCTCTATCGCTAATCCCCTTCTCTTTTACACATTCAAACGTCTCTGCACCcacacactctctctcaccAAACCGACTCGCCGAGCTAACTCACCTGCCCGACTCGTTTCTCGCTGCCCATGGAGAACCTGATCTCATTGGTCAACAAGCTACAGAGGGCCTGTACTGCCCTTGGCGATCACGGCGAAGAGAGCGCCTTGCCCACTCTTTGGGACGCATTGCCTGCCATCGCCGTCGTTGGAGGCCAGGTCCAATCTCCGtcgctttttttctttttaaattttcaaattacgcGTTTGTTATACgaatttagcattttttttttggttttgaaaaatatactttttggTCATTGCACTTATCTGGGCTCTAATCGATCCGAGTATTAAATGTTTAAgcttcatttaatttaatttcgaACACAAGTGAAGCTCGAGTTTATTATCGCTAGAtaatttgttcaagcttgacACATTTATTTTTCATACGAAGTTGAGCTTGTTTATGAGCTGTTTGGTTAatttattcaatattttttttaaagcaaatataatgattgtttatttatttttttcgtaaatcagtactaattattagttaattattattgttaaaattttattatttgagttaattaaataaattaacttaaatattaaataattcaatatcgagtttatatgtatgttttatgagaaaggaagaaattaaagaacggttgaaaaaactatagcatatatattgtgttttttttacaACACTTAAGCCAAATCCATATTTTAGTATAGTTTCATGCCaaaactttttatatatatataatagtgcTTGGAAGTCAAACTAATGAATATGTGTGATGGTCTATCAGGGAATGATTTTCGTCAATCAttctttcttgtattttattttttaaaaacaataattttgaaacgaaactttattttaattaatcatCTTGATAATTTAATTGTTCGTAGAGCTCGGGGAAGTCTTCTGTGTTGGAGAGTATTGTTGGGAAAGACTTCTTACCTCGTGGAGCTGGTAATTTATGTTGTCAATTCTATTCACACATACACAAAATTCCTGAATATTTATCTCCCAACTACCTGAAAATGATAGGAATACATTGAATGCAGGAATTGTTACTAGGCGTCCTCTTGTGTTGCAACTTCATAGAATTGATAAAGGCAGAGAATATGCAGAGTTTATGCACCTCCCTAGAAAGAGATTCActgattttggtattttttttttcttggaaaattttttttggcacTTATTTTCGTGGACAAGTTATTGCATTTTGTAAGCTCTCTCCACTATTAGTCTGGTGACAAAGCTAATACTTCTTAGCATTAAATGCATAATTGATATCTGTTGTTTACTTCTTTTATCAGAATTCAGAAAGCtacatgggttttaaaaaatgacaaaattgatACTTAATACTTTACAACTTTATCAATTTGTTACTTCTGTTCATCTACCGTCTAAAAAcctaacgaatttttgccacgtgtaaaaaTTCATATAAGACAAATAAAATGTTGTTATGCGTACAAAATGACACCTCAATTTGACttttaacacaatttttttttttaaaaaaaaaaaatcagtgaaacaaaaagaaaaaagaaagctcaaaaaaagattgaaaaaaaaaggtggtgaAGGAGGTGGCTGGACGGGCCCTTTACCTGAGGATGGGGGTCTGGCCACCTCTGAAGGAGGTTTtgagggtggctgaaccaccccgaAATCCCCGCTGAGGCTAGAACCCCCCCCAGGTGGTGGGGAGGGGACATCCACCCCCTCAGCcacctttgtttttatttttttgaatgtattttattattatcatttaaaTTGTTTTGTTAGGTGTCAAGCTGAGGTGGCATTTTGTACATGTGACAACATTTTATTGGTGTTATATGACTTTTTATGAATGTGGCAAAAGTTCTATAAGGTTTTTAGAGAGTAGATGGACGGAAGTATCAAATTGATAAATTTGTAAAGAACAAGTataaattttgtcattttttaaaactcaggtaccttttttgttaaaaaggtAAACCACATGTACCAATTATGCATTTAACCCTATTTCTTAGTCCATCTTATATGCTAATCTTAAGGGTATTCTTTGTAGCTACCGTGAGGAAAGAGATTTCTGATGAGACTGATCGAGAGACAGGCCGGACCAAGCAAATTTCTAGTGTTCCAATCCATCTTAGTATCTATTCCCCCAATGGTGAGACAAAAATGTTGGTCATATTATTTTGTTCATTGTAAAAAATGTTGTGTAAGCTAAGATTCAATGTTATTGAATGATTTTAAACTGAATAGTTTGTCAGTCGATTTGATGTCAGTGCAAGAAAtctaataatattttcttaatgGGAGCTTTTTAGTAGAGTAGGTTCAAATCCTTTCTTGATTTTTACGTTTGGTAGGTTTAGCAGTGGTTAAGCTATATTATACATTATTTTTTACATATGGCATGTTATATTTCACACTTGAATTAAAGTAAGGTGCTGAGTAATGTGCTTTTGCCATTAATTTAGCCATAGATTTCTGTGATTTACATTTCAAATTGAGTTGAAATTGAAGATCATTGACATAGTTTTTCATTGTTTTAGGTCTTTGCCACTATTATTGGTTTTCAAGTCAAATTAAgttttacagtttttttttttttttttttttttttgggggggggggggggggggggatgtcCACAGCTCATAGTACTTAATTATGCTCTGTTAGGCATTGCTTCTTATCAATAGCCAAATAAGGAATTGCTTCTTATCATTAGCAAGGAGTTACTCGGCTCTGTTCATTGGGCAtaatctttttgtaaaagctattttaatgtgttttattCGCTGTTTTGATTTTGGCAGTTGTGAACTTGACGCTGATTGATCTTCCTGGACTTACAAAGGTAGCTGTTGGTAAGTTATGCCTCTCTTATATTTTGCTTGTTGGTTCCCACTCCATAAAAATAATGCAGGAATAATCCATCAATATTATGTTAATTGGGGTGTTGTAGAGGGTCAACAAGAAAGCATTGTGCAAGACATTGAGAACATGGTTCGGTCCTTCATTGAGAAGGTAATTGTTACCCAAGCTTTCAAGATCTTCTGAGTTGGGAACTTTGATCTAGTTTAATGAAGAAAGATGTTGGCCGAGCTTTCTCAGGACTGCACCActggaattttataaaaatatgaatgCTAGTAGTTTTAGTGACTTCAGGCAACTAGCACTTGCTAGATGCTTATGGCATCATGCAATTGATTTTCAGGTTCTATTACATGCCTGTGGCTGTGTATGCTTTTacttgtcactttttttttttggtttctttgatGGAATAAAAGTTTCCTAGTGAGACTGTTAGTGACTAATAACTGTATCTTTTTGCAGCCCAACTGTATTATTCTTGCAATTTCTCCAGCCAATCAAGATCTTGCTACATCTGATGCAATTAAGATATCTCGTGAAGTAGACCCTAAAGGTAAGATATTGATAAACTTTCTCGAGGACCTTCTTTCATATCTCATCTGCACATTCTAAAAGAACTTGATGGATTGATTAACTAGACATAATGATGGATTGCTGTAGTTGAAGTAGTTTTTCCTTTTAGACATATGACATATTCAATCCTAGTTATTTGGTTAATAAATTTTCAGGGGAGAGGACATTTGGAGTTTTGACGAAGATTGATCTTATGGACAAGGGTACTGATGCAGTTGATGTAAGTTCTATTATCCCACCAAGAAGCTTTTCAGATTTGGATTCAAGAATGCTCTTGTATATAGTACTGTCAGGTTTTTCTCTGAATATATGCATTGATATCCAAAAGACTAATGaatgtgttgtttttgtgaagTTTAATATTGTTGGTTTAATGTATATAACTTGTCAGAGACATTCAAAGCCCGTTATTCTTGTTTTGTCATTGTGAGGCCAATGAGTAATacattttttcttaattctttttCAGGATTAGTTGAGATCATGTCTTATGGCATTTGTTATATGCTAATGATAAAGTTctattacttttgaaaattttggagggtaaatctttttttaagaattagGAGTGGTACTTTCCAATTCAAAGGGAGTTATGAGAAGCAGGCTTAATGGAACATGGTAGAAATGTGTACTAGTGAACTTGACAGCTTTGTGGTTtcaaaaaatgttgattttcatGTCTTGGATCTTATtcttaatgcttttttttttttggatttcttCATTGACATAGAAGTATTCAAATTCTTGAtaataagttttttaatttagatCCTAGAAGGAAGATCATATAAGTTACGATTCCCTTGGATCGGTGTTGTTAATCGCTCTCAAGCTGATATCAATAAAAGTGTTGATATGATTGCGGCTCGGCGTAGAGAGCGTGAATACTTTGCTAATAGCCCAAACTATAAGCATCTCTCTACCAGGATGGGTTCTGAACATTTAGGAAAGATGCTTTCTAAGGTATGTCTAAATGATTTCCTTGATGTACTTTATTCTTTGAGGGTGTAATGTTTTTATAGAAATGccgaacattttttttttgtctttataaaTACCCTGTTGGCAACATTTCACTTAATTTTCTTGGTATGGTGACAATGTTTGAGTTGGCACTAAATATGATTAATTTCACAGCACTTGGAAACTGTTATCAAGTCTCGAATCCCAGGCCTTCAGTCTCTTATCAACAAAACTATTGCTGAACTAGAAGCGGAATTGAGCCGTCTTGGGAAGCCTATTGCTTCTGATGCTGGAGTaagcatttattttttctgtctttaatgtatacaacaacaattttttttgaggGAAGTTAGGTTACCAGTTTTTGGGCTTTGGTATATCCCCCCTCCATCTTGTATCATGTGCCCACGTTTATACATGCACGATGCTTGCTCTAAGATTTTACTTGTAACATGAAGCATTGGTAATTCTTTTGCTTTTCCAAGTGCAGGGAAAGTTGTACATGATAATGGAAATTTGTCGTACTTTTGATCAAATATTTAGAGAACATCTTGATGGCGTGTATgtcttttaatattaatttattttttctttttcctgttaATTGGAATGTGGTTTGTTCATTTCCTATCGGTTTCCAAACAATGACCAATATATGCAGGCGCTCTGGTGGTGATAAAATCTATAGTGTGTTTGATAATCAACTTCCAGCTGCTTTGAAGAGGTTACAATTTGACAAACATCTTTCGATGGACAACGTGCGAAAGCTAATCACTGAAGCGGATGGATATCAACCTCATCTAATTGCTCCTGAACAAGGATATCGCCGTCTTATTGAGTCTTCCTTGTTAACTATTAAAGGTCCTGCTGAGGCAGCTGTAGATGCGGTATGCATTCAGATTTACTACAATTTTTTggttcaatattttatttcttgtggtAATTGCACCATGAGCAAAACAATCTCTTCCATTTCGAACCTTTTCAAAGCAATCTATGACCTTCCTAAATAAATGAGAGTGCATGAATTTCTTACCTTGGGAAAGTGATGCTGTCTGCTTGTGTGTACTTGCAGTCAGCAGTTGTGTTTAGTCACCGAGGTTATAAGATTCCTACTAAAGGCATTTctacccttttttattttcattttgataataTGTTATTAAGCAGATCTGTCAACTTTTCAAATGGATTATTTCTGCTTTAATCTAGggattttactttcttttttcatttaaacTTCCTATCCTTTCTATTGCTAAAGTTCAAGATTTTCTGGTCATACTTTGaaacatatgcaaagttttgaGTTTCAACCCCTTTGTATTGGTGCCTTGGTACATTAGGGAGGAAGCCACCAGAGGCAAATTGAAAAGAGCTTATCAAATTTGTTGCAattaatattactttttttatgTTGGTTGAAGATACTACTAGATTGTTCTATGCTGGAATTATTACATATTAGTATTGCTAATTAATCCTCTATATTAATCTCATGATTTCAGGTTCATTCTCTACTGAAGGATCTGGTTCACAAGGCTATTGGTGAAACTATGGCAAGTCCTTCACCATTGCTACCTTTTCCATTATGTTGTATTTTTGTAATTCCTTTTTCCTGGTAATACATATTCATATGCTAATTTCCCCCAAAAGAAAAGCTTAGGAATTCGGGAGTTAGCTGTTTCTTAAAATGTAACATGATCAGAATGAGCTTCACCTGATCAGCTATGTAAGTACTTCATAAACAGTGGCATTGGAAAATAACCAGAAATCCTAGAGGGAAAATGCAAATTCATTGATTCTTTTTTCTGGGACATCTAAGTATATGTTAATTTTCTGTTGCATGTAGGAGCTAAAGCAGTATCCCACTTTGAGAGTGGAAGTCGGAAATGCAGCTACTGAGTCATTGGACAGGATGAGGGATGAAAGCAAGAAAGCAGCCTTGCAGTTAGTTGACATGGAATGTGGTTATCTAACTGTTGAATATTTTCGCAAGCTTCCCCAAGATATTGAGAAGGGTGGAAATCCAACGCACTCAATTTTCGATAGATATAACGATTCATATCTCCGGCGAATTGGTAAGTAGCTACTGTGGGAGATTTCCCCAAGTTAAAGGACTGACTTAAACTAGTTCAATTCCAAACAAAAAGCTCTGTTTTAGCTGGTTTGAGTGGCATTTGCATTTCAATCTTTTCTTGAGGGTCTTACAGAAAGTTCATTTTGTAATTCACATGGATCATATGACATCTTTAGAGATTGATAGGTTGAATGTGCTCTTCTTATTCATaccctttctctttttatttttattttttttggaaacacATACAGGAGTCAACGTCCTGTCCTATGTCAATATGGTTTGTGCAAGTTTGAGGAACTCTATTCCGAAGTCTGTTGTCTATTGTCAAGTGCGTGAGGCCAAACGTGGCTTGCTTGATCATTTCTTCACAGATTTGGGTAAAAAAGAGGTGAGTTTACCCCtcttcagaaaaaaaaattgtcctaaTTTCCTAtctacaacattttttttttttttttttctcttctttttgcagTCAAAACAGTTGTCTAAATTGTTGGATGAGGATCCAGCAATCATGCAGCGCCGGAGCAACCTTGGGAAAAGGCTAGAATTATACAGAAGTGCCCAACAAGAGATTGATGCAGTTGCTTGGTCCAAGTAGAGGGGAGCAGATTTATGCCTTTCCAGTTGGTGGTGATTCTTTCATTTATGAGTACAGTTTTTTTGGTCCAGTGGAGGTCTGCTGGGCCCATGAACCTAACTACGAGTGGTTAGCCCTTCTTCCTATTGTAGGTAGGGCTCAATTTCACCATCACATCAAGTCAACTAACATCCACCCCAAATATAACGGAATAATGTGACAGTTAAAATTATTCAATGAATCAGTACTTGTAAATTTTTCAGAGTAATTATTCCAGCCTAATTGTTTATACCTTAGCGTGAGAAAGGAGCAAATAAGCATGTTTTCTACAGCCTCCTTGGCTGGTAAATTTCTACGTTGTTATTACGAGCTTTAGTTAGTTGTATCCACTGTCTAGTAGTAATAAATTGTTATCAGGGTAAATTTTTTATCGTTGTAAAGGGTTGACCAAATTCTTAAGCAATGAAGGCCATCCAGCTTTAGTTTGATCACTGAAatctatccatttttttttttgaaaaatttctgTAGCGGTCCTTGTAGTCTAACCTTTTATCACTTCCTACTTTAAAATTCATCAAATCACTTGAATATGCATTGTTAGTacattgggggtggtttggccaccccttttTAGTCATGGGGAgtgtttcggccaccccaaaccacactttttattttgttttaatttgttattatcttttttttttttttttgttcccttATATGGTATTTCCAAAATGATGTGAAAAAAAACAATTGGTGCCAACTCAATTACATGTAaacgtgtcaaaatgttattaGCAATGGTGCGGCCATTAACCTACGTGTCATTGCTCATCATTAAAAAATGGAACCGAGGGAGTGATTTGATAATAGTGTATACCTTTAGGTGCCCATTTTCCAATTGATGCAtggctttctttataaaatgcAATTCTTTATCAAATCACTTGAATATGCATTGTTAGTacattgggggtggtttggccaccccttttCAGTCATTGGGAGTGTTTTGGCCACCCCAAACcacactttttattttgttttccctctccttttcctttttattttgttttaatttgttagtctttttttttttttttttgttcccttATATGGTATTTCCAAAATGATGTGAAAAAAAACAATTGGTGCCAACTCAATTACATGTAaacgtgtcaaaatgttattaGCAATGGTGCGGCCATTAACCTACGTGTCATTGCTCATCATTAAAAAATGGAACCGAGGGAGTGATTTGATAATAGTGTATACCTTTAGGTGCCCATTTTCCAATTGATGCAtggctttctttataaaatgcAATTCTTGAACCAAATTTCGAACTATACTCAACTCAAACTCAACTATATCAATTACAACCCAAATTAATCACCCAACATGTTGACACTAAAATTTACAACAAGATTATGAAAATGCCTTGCAGTCTGCCATTTTAGTAAGATTTTTAACCTTCGACACAAGATGGATTGATTTTGGTGTCATTGATTTCACTCGATCATCAACATCTTGTCATCTTAATTGCTGTTGGACAACTTCGATAAATTTCTTTCCTGTTTTACCCCAAGTCTTCTTGCAGTAACAGTACGTACTACGCCATAAAATCGATCATGAGCTCTTCATTACTCAGTGAATTAATTTCTTTGGCTGTCACAAGATGCTGCATCGATCACAGCTTTTTTATTCTGGCAGTGGCAACAGCTACGTTGGATTAGTTTCTTCAGCTGTCACAAGTTGCTGCACGCATGCATCACAGCTTTTTCATTCTGGCAACCGCTACTGCAAAAGGCTTGCTCTTCTGTCAGCTTCTATTTGAATTTAATGTAAGCTCTCAAAAGCTGATCATCAGAATTATTCCTAGCAAATTTCGTGAAATAGCTCAttgctcctttttcttttttttcttcatcagaTCAAAATTTTCCAGTGTTACCAGCCTCATTGTAAAGGCATATCTGATAAGTATTGCAGCCTTCTTGAATTCGCCAGCTGGCTTTTGATGAATTAATCAATGACGTCGTTGGACGTTCTTGAAG carries:
- the LOC133863710 gene encoding dynamin-related protein 5A — translated: MENLISLVNKLQRACTALGDHGEESALPTLWDALPAIAVVGGQSSGKSSVLESIVGKDFLPRGAGIVTRRPLVLQLHRIDKGREYAEFMHLPRKRFTDFATVRKEISDETDRETGRTKQISSVPIHLSIYSPNVVNLTLIDLPGLTKVAVEGQQESIVQDIENMVRSFIEKPNCIILAISPANQDLATSDAIKISREVDPKGERTFGVLTKIDLMDKGTDAVDILEGRSYKLRFPWIGVVNRSQADINKSVDMIAARRREREYFANSPNYKHLSTRMGSEHLGKMLSKHLETVIKSRIPGLQSLINKTIAELEAELSRLGKPIASDAGGKLYMIMEICRTFDQIFREHLDGVRSGGDKIYSVFDNQLPAALKRLQFDKHLSMDNVRKLITEADGYQPHLIAPEQGYRRLIESSLLTIKGPAEAAVDAVHSLLKDLVHKAIGETMELKQYPTLRVEVGNAATESLDRMRDESKKAALQLVDMECGYLTVEYFRKLPQDIEKGGNPTHSIFDRYNDSYLRRIGVNVLSYVNMVCASLRNSIPKSVVYCQVREAKRGLLDHFFTDLGKKESKQLSKLLDEDPAIMQRRSNLGKRLELYRSAQQEIDAVAWSK